The Bacteriovorax sp. Seq25_V genome window below encodes:
- a CDS encoding acyl-CoA dehydrogenase family protein: MSESKTMMNSVVGSLFYGEVDENSIFPFPHFSSEQQEFAKEMVNAVSKYCEDSIDGEKMDHESKIPDEVVQGLAELGLCGMAVEEEFGGLQLDYSLYSRVFAEVASFDGSVATMLGAHQSIGYRALINEGTPEQKAKWLPALASGEKLASFCLTEPGSGSDAYSIKTKAVDNGDGTYTLNGQKLWITNAGTAEFYSVFAKTDHEVDGEIKERISCFIVEKSMEGVSFGEKENKMGIRASETRAVYFDKVIVPKENIIGELGKGFKIAMNVLNSGRLSLGAGCVGGMKSILKLATEHAKGRKQFDKPIAEFGMIQEKLAEMAARCYATESIVYMTTGNMCKGLNDYFLETAVCKIYGSESLWKVVDTGLQIAAGNGYMKEYPYERIMRDSRINLIFEGTNEILRCFLALSGVRGPSDALKELGKVSDISSALQDPIKSLGVLTNFAKNRVSKMIGQRSITKAHPELEEYAGYFNSMLGGFAIQVENALIKYGKKIIDHELPQKRLANMVIDLYVMIAVISRTTSILNNDKIDQAKKDYVLSLAKITLKESRQNFINNLKGMTSNEDKTITTASKHVCDNDGYGLDIIEY, encoded by the coding sequence ATGTCAGAGTCAAAAACTATGATGAATTCAGTTGTTGGTAGTCTTTTCTACGGTGAAGTAGATGAGAACTCAATTTTCCCATTCCCACACTTTTCTTCAGAGCAACAAGAGTTTGCAAAAGAAATGGTGAACGCAGTTTCAAAATACTGTGAAGATTCTATCGATGGCGAAAAGATGGACCATGAGTCAAAAATCCCAGACGAAGTTGTACAAGGGCTTGCGGAACTTGGGCTTTGCGGTATGGCCGTAGAAGAAGAGTTTGGTGGTCTTCAATTAGATTACTCATTATATAGTAGAGTATTTGCTGAAGTTGCCTCTTTTGATGGATCTGTTGCTACAATGCTAGGGGCTCACCAATCAATTGGCTACCGTGCTCTTATTAATGAAGGAACGCCAGAGCAAAAAGCAAAGTGGTTACCTGCACTAGCTTCAGGTGAGAAATTAGCTTCTTTTTGTTTAACTGAGCCAGGTTCTGGATCTGATGCTTATTCAATTAAAACAAAAGCTGTTGATAATGGTGATGGGACTTATACATTAAATGGTCAAAAGCTTTGGATTACAAATGCTGGAACTGCAGAGTTCTACTCAGTTTTTGCTAAAACAGATCACGAAGTTGATGGTGAGATCAAAGAGAGAATCTCTTGTTTTATCGTAGAAAAATCAATGGAAGGTGTATCTTTTGGTGAAAAAGAGAACAAGATGGGAATTAGAGCGAGTGAGACTCGTGCCGTATACTTTGATAAAGTAATTGTTCCAAAAGAAAATATTATTGGTGAGCTTGGAAAAGGTTTCAAGATTGCGATGAACGTTCTTAATTCGGGACGTCTTTCTCTAGGTGCTGGTTGTGTTGGTGGAATGAAGTCAATTCTAAAACTAGCGACTGAACATGCTAAAGGTAGAAAGCAATTTGATAAGCCAATTGCTGAGTTTGGAATGATTCAAGAAAAACTTGCTGAGATGGCAGCGAGATGTTACGCGACTGAATCTATCGTATACATGACAACAGGTAATATGTGCAAAGGTCTTAATGACTACTTCTTAGAAACTGCTGTTTGTAAAATTTACGGTTCTGAATCACTATGGAAAGTGGTTGATACGGGTCTTCAAATTGCAGCTGGTAATGGTTACATGAAAGAGTACCCATATGAAAGAATTATGAGAGACTCAAGAATTAACCTAATTTTTGAAGGAACAAATGAGATTCTTAGATGCTTCCTTGCTCTCTCTGGAGTGAGAGGTCCATCTGATGCACTTAAAGAGCTTGGAAAAGTTTCTGATATCTCAAGCGCACTTCAAGATCCAATTAAGTCACTTGGTGTTCTTACAAATTTCGCAAAGAATAGAGTTTCAAAAATGATCGGACAAAGATCAATTACGAAGGCTCACCCTGAACTAGAAGAGTATGCAGGTTACTTCAACTCAATGCTTGGTGGTTTTGCAATTCAGGTTGAGAATGCTCTAATTAAATATGGTAAGAAAATTATTGATCATGAACTTCCACAAAAAAGACTAGCTAATATGGTTATTGATCTTTATGTAATGATCGCTGTAATTTCAAGAACAACTTCGATTCTTAATAATGATAAAATTGACCAAGCAAAGAAAGACTATGTTCTAAGCTTAGCAAAAATTACATTGAAAGAGTCTCGTCAAAACTTCATTAACAACCTTAAAGGTATGACTAGTAATGAAGATAAAACTATCACAACAGCTTCTAAGCACGTTTGTGATAATGATGGTTACGGTCTCGATATTATCGAGTACTAA
- a CDS encoding GspE/PulE family protein: MKLTENMLQKVEGQKEKIGQLLLKHTSLSEEQLNEALQIQRESGLLIGEILLKKNYIHPHDIVKVICHQIDIPYIQEIDVDAIDVDIIHNIPINYAKNHELIPIIETEKNITVIMTDPFNFDAINDLREIFKKDINVIVSSPLKVNDAINRVYERANKNMVQSLEDNFEDNLDLDGPIDILDAGADEAPVIRFVNSIIFRAVKERATDIHIEPYEKESVYRFRINRVMTEILRQPLKTHSAVASRIKVMAKLDIAEKRLPQDGRIPIKIAGKDIDIRLSTVPVGNGERIVMRVLEKNNNILRLENLGFHGQVLTDLDDLSSRKHGVVYVSGPTGHGKTTTLFAMLDRINTPDRMIITVEDPVEYEIPGISQIQVNHKIDLSFAKALRAILRQNPDVIMVGETRDQETAEMALQASLTGHFVLSTIHTNDASSVPNRLIDMDVQPFMIASSLAGVLAQRLIRTLCKECKTPKKVTKYDLEVLGIDSMPKNAELYESHGCPKCDYKGYDGVTVVCELLMINDEIRTLIINKADAGKVKKAAQKYGMKTLRQDAIEKVLMGITSVDEMVRAINVEEENEEEE; this comes from the coding sequence TTGAAACTAACAGAAAATATGCTTCAAAAAGTCGAAGGCCAAAAAGAAAAAATTGGCCAGCTTCTACTAAAGCACACATCTCTTTCAGAAGAGCAGCTTAATGAAGCTCTACAAATTCAAAGAGAGTCTGGACTTTTAATTGGGGAAATCCTTCTAAAGAAGAACTATATTCATCCTCATGATATTGTCAAAGTTATTTGCCATCAAATCGATATCCCATATATTCAGGAAATTGATGTTGATGCTATTGATGTTGATATCATTCACAATATCCCTATCAACTATGCTAAAAATCACGAGTTAATCCCAATCATTGAAACAGAAAAGAATATCACTGTTATTATGACAGATCCTTTCAATTTTGATGCTATCAATGACCTTAGGGAAATATTTAAAAAAGATATCAATGTTATCGTAAGCTCCCCTCTAAAAGTAAACGATGCAATCAATAGAGTTTATGAACGTGCCAACAAGAACATGGTTCAAAGTTTAGAGGATAACTTTGAAGATAATCTTGATCTTGATGGGCCAATCGATATTTTAGATGCTGGAGCGGATGAAGCTCCCGTAATTCGTTTTGTTAACTCAATTATTTTTCGTGCCGTAAAAGAGCGCGCGACAGATATTCACATCGAGCCATATGAGAAAGAATCTGTTTACCGTTTTCGTATCAATCGAGTTATGACTGAAATTCTTAGACAACCATTGAAAACACATTCTGCAGTTGCTTCAAGAATTAAAGTTATGGCAAAACTTGATATTGCGGAAAAACGTTTACCGCAAGATGGTCGTATACCAATTAAAATCGCAGGAAAAGATATTGATATCAGACTTTCAACTGTTCCAGTTGGAAACGGCGAAAGAATCGTAATGAGGGTTCTTGAAAAAAACAATAATATCTTACGCCTTGAAAACCTTGGCTTCCACGGACAAGTACTTACTGACCTCGACGACCTTTCTTCGAGAAAGCACGGAGTTGTTTACGTCTCGGGTCCAACAGGTCATGGGAAGACAACTACTCTATTCGCGATGCTAGATCGTATTAATACGCCAGATAGAATGATCATCACTGTTGAAGATCCAGTTGAATACGAAATTCCAGGAATTTCACAAATTCAAGTAAATCACAAGATTGATCTCTCTTTTGCAAAAGCACTAAGAGCAATTTTAAGGCAGAACCCTGATGTTATCATGGTTGGGGAAACCAGAGACCAAGAAACAGCAGAGATGGCACTTCAAGCATCTTTAACTGGTCACTTTGTTCTTTCTACAATTCACACGAACGACGCTTCATCTGTACCTAATAGATTGATTGATATGGATGTTCAACCGTTCATGATTGCTTCTTCACTCGCTGGAGTTCTTGCTCAACGTCTTATTAGAACGCTTTGCAAAGAGTGTAAAACTCCTAAGAAAGTAACTAAGTACGATCTTGAAGTTCTTGGTATTGATTCAATGCCAAAGAATGCGGAACTCTATGAGTCTCATGGCTGTCCAAAGTGTGACTATAAAGGTTATGATGGAGTAACAGTTGTTTGCGAGCTTCTGATGATTAATGATGAGATTAGAACTTTAATCATTAACAAAGCGGATGCAGGGAAAGTTAAGAAAGCCGCCCAAAAATATGGGATGAAAACTCTTAGACAAGATGCAATTGAGAAAGTTTTGATGGGAATTACTTCTGTCGACGAGATGGTAAGAGCTATCAACGTTGAAGAAGAAAATGAAGAAGAAGAATAA
- a CDS encoding YtfJ family protein has product MKLKLLLAVLVAQLSFSQTMLKEIKLSGDQGGRITGQDWSSTELVNKVHVLFYVDPDEKDMNEHVGQALKKEQFSRDNYQSLAVINMGATWKPNFILESVLEGKQKEYPDTIYVKDFNKALVKEWNLQDDSSNVLLFNKKGELIYKIEGKATDEQVTELIGLVKANL; this is encoded by the coding sequence ATGAAACTAAAACTACTTCTAGCTGTGCTAGTAGCGCAACTATCATTTTCACAAACAATGCTTAAAGAAATTAAGCTTTCTGGAGACCAAGGAGGAAGAATCACTGGTCAAGACTGGTCGAGCACAGAGCTTGTGAACAAGGTTCATGTACTTTTCTATGTAGATCCAGATGAAAAAGATATGAACGAGCACGTAGGTCAGGCCCTTAAGAAAGAACAATTCTCTCGTGACAACTACCAGTCACTTGCTGTAATTAATATGGGCGCAACTTGGAAGCCAAACTTTATTCTCGAGTCAGTTCTTGAAGGAAAGCAAAAAGAATACCCTGATACAATTTATGTAAAAGACTTTAATAAAGCACTAGTTAAAGAGTGGAATCTACAAGATGATTCGAGCAATGTTCTTCTATTCAACAAGAAAGGTGAACTAATCTACAAAATCGAAGGAAAAGCAACTGATGAGCAGGTCACAGAGCTTATCGGACTAGTAAAAGCAAATCTATAA
- the gspD gene encoding type II secretion system secretin GspD: MKKTLLSLSTIGLITGPTYGQFNQFKSPTKFDKSEAPVSKLLDEAPTGTDVFGREAKDLPKTDTSYVNLNPETAFGPEVITSFDFPNTSLQDLTKHMQKLTGLNLIIDKDLKGKISISAPTPITVGDAWKAFLSALNMNGLTMVKSGAFYKIVQARDIRYVPTKIYTGNFVPETENYMMKIIALKNIDSTEVSRSFRPFMSRYGRIIEIKQTNTIIVQDTGENINRLMRLIKFIDVPGHEETLQIIQVKNTSATEIAKLLDTILKKDTSKKFNATNKQNEIISKITAEPRTNSIIAMANNDGAKRLRDLIEKLDVKLVAANNEQVHVYYLFHGDAEELSKTLSTLVSSSTKTTTARTSRFSRTAADDGNNSLFNAEVRVTADKSNNALVVTASPTDWLTLEKVITKLDVKKEQVFVEGLIMETNISKSRNVGVSIIGAYGTGNADRAGFVGGESGTNLLNLLGGQWQSLGGLFAGGGIGSKVTTTVGGQEVTVKSVNALISAVANNGNSNVLATPQLLVQDNTEGIFEVGETVPVPERSNATNGTSTTSIKQQKVALTLKITPQINKVTRYIKMKIDQKIDDFSNRQLPSGVASEGVGTNTRSTVTTVTVRDRDTIAMGGLMRDKTSESESKVPLLGDIPVLGWLFKNKTNQVEKVNMLFFLTPKILSNYEKDVAGTVKDELNRRAAHLKDVHAGEDPFGTTAKGIYEKAKNQENGPLYNKEDAEYFKKQNQESIQNENGAILESSNDIPDYKQLTQKIKTKQSSVKK, encoded by the coding sequence ATGAAAAAAACACTCTTAAGTCTTTCAACTATCGGATTAATCACGGGCCCTACGTATGGTCAGTTTAATCAATTCAAATCTCCAACGAAATTTGATAAAAGTGAAGCACCTGTTTCAAAACTTCTTGATGAGGCACCAACTGGAACTGATGTTTTTGGGAGAGAGGCAAAAGATTTACCAAAGACTGATACGAGCTACGTAAACCTGAATCCAGAAACTGCTTTTGGACCAGAAGTTATTACAAGCTTTGACTTCCCTAATACTTCTCTTCAAGACCTAACTAAGCACATGCAAAAGCTTACTGGTCTTAATCTTATTATCGATAAAGATTTAAAAGGAAAGATTTCAATCTCAGCACCTACTCCAATTACAGTTGGTGATGCATGGAAAGCATTCCTATCAGCATTAAATATGAATGGTCTTACAATGGTTAAGAGTGGTGCCTTTTATAAGATTGTTCAAGCTAGAGACATTAGATACGTTCCAACAAAGATCTATACAGGTAATTTTGTTCCAGAAACAGAAAACTACATGATGAAAATTATTGCTCTAAAAAATATTGATTCTACTGAAGTTTCAAGAAGTTTTAGACCATTCATGTCTCGTTACGGAAGAATTATCGAAATAAAACAAACAAATACAATCATCGTGCAAGACACAGGGGAAAATATCAATCGTCTAATGAGACTGATTAAGTTTATTGACGTCCCAGGGCATGAAGAAACACTTCAAATTATCCAAGTTAAGAATACTTCTGCGACAGAAATTGCAAAACTTCTTGATACGATTCTAAAGAAAGACACATCAAAGAAATTTAATGCGACCAATAAGCAAAACGAAATAATTTCTAAGATTACAGCGGAACCGAGAACAAACTCAATTATCGCGATGGCAAATAATGATGGCGCCAAAAGACTAAGAGACCTCATTGAAAAACTAGACGTAAAACTAGTTGCTGCAAACAATGAGCAAGTACATGTTTATTACCTCTTCCATGGTGATGCAGAAGAGCTTTCAAAAACTCTTTCAACTCTTGTGTCGAGCTCTACAAAAACAACAACAGCAAGAACAAGTCGTTTCTCTAGAACAGCAGCTGACGATGGGAACAACTCACTATTTAATGCTGAAGTTAGAGTAACTGCAGACAAATCAAACAACGCCCTTGTTGTTACAGCCTCTCCTACTGACTGGCTAACGCTTGAGAAAGTTATTACAAAACTAGATGTAAAAAAAGAACAAGTATTTGTTGAAGGTCTTATCATGGAGACAAATATTTCTAAATCAAGAAATGTTGGTGTAAGTATTATCGGTGCCTATGGTACAGGAAATGCTGATAGAGCTGGTTTTGTTGGTGGAGAATCAGGAACAAACCTTCTTAACCTTCTTGGTGGTCAATGGCAAAGCTTAGGTGGTCTATTTGCTGGTGGTGGTATCGGTAGCAAAGTAACTACAACAGTTGGTGGACAAGAAGTTACAGTAAAATCTGTTAACGCTCTTATTTCAGCGGTAGCTAACAACGGAAACTCAAACGTACTAGCAACTCCACAGTTACTTGTTCAAGACAATACTGAAGGTATTTTTGAAGTTGGTGAAACTGTTCCAGTTCCTGAAAGATCAAATGCAACAAACGGAACTTCTACAACATCAATCAAACAACAAAAAGTTGCTTTAACTTTAAAGATCACACCACAGATCAATAAGGTTACACGTTATATTAAAATGAAAATCGATCAAAAGATTGATGATTTCTCAAATAGACAGCTACCATCAGGTGTTGCATCTGAAGGTGTTGGAACGAATACAAGAAGTACTGTAACAACTGTTACAGTTAGAGATAGAGATACTATCGCAATGGGTGGTTTAATGAGAGACAAAACTTCTGAATCAGAAAGTAAAGTTCCTCTACTTGGAGATATCCCAGTTCTTGGTTGGCTATTTAAGAATAAAACTAATCAAGTTGAAAAAGTTAATATGCTATTTTTCTTAACTCCTAAAATTCTTTCAAACTACGAGAAAGATGTTGCAGGAACAGTTAAAGATGAGCTCAACAGAAGAGCTGCTCACCTTAAAGATGTTCATGCAGGAGAAGATCCATTTGGAACAACAGCTAAAGGTATTTACGAAAAAGCTAAGAACCAAGAAAATGGTCCTCTTTACAATAAAGAAGATGCTGAATACTTCAAAAAGCAAAATCAAGAAAGTATTCAAAATGAAAATGGTGCAATTCTGGAATCATCAAACGATATTCCAGACTACAAGCAATTAACTCAGAAGATCAAAACGAAGCAATCTTCTGTTAAGAAATAA
- a CDS encoding CpaF family protein: MNPVWKMLEDLATKKGITEIVINGPKSIFVERAGEFIGLNASFSRNDISTFIKEVADYNRKECDGDNPILDGNLPDGSRINIVLEPFCTNFCAITIRKYTAANLTLDDHSQSFGISEQWVPFFKSIIASRMNVIVSGGTGVGKTTFMNMLVREISPDQRIITIEDSLELSVSQINNVRLEAGKRLESTGETISTRELVKNTLRMRPDRIIIGEVRGGEVFDLLQAMNTGHEGSMTSVHANSSVEALSRLETLYLMAGFDLPYHVVRRQMSQAIDFIIQLGKGPGGKRVVKQVLEVNSMEGNTVLTSSILETIEGELVSTGVVPSQINKLSEAGLIKRDYFNT, from the coding sequence TTGAATCCAGTATGGAAAATGCTTGAAGATTTAGCAACGAAGAAAGGAATTACGGAGATCGTTATCAATGGGCCAAAGTCTATCTTTGTTGAACGAGCAGGTGAGTTTATTGGGCTCAATGCTTCTTTTTCAAGAAATGATATCTCTACCTTTATCAAAGAAGTCGCTGATTACAACCGTAAAGAATGCGATGGTGATAATCCAATTCTAGATGGTAATTTACCTGATGGATCTCGTATTAATATAGTTCTCGAACCTTTTTGTACAAACTTCTGTGCAATTACGATTAGGAAATACACTGCGGCAAATTTAACTCTCGATGACCATTCACAGTCTTTTGGAATTTCTGAGCAATGGGTACCGTTTTTCAAGTCAATAATTGCTTCTCGCATGAATGTTATTGTTTCTGGAGGAACAGGTGTTGGGAAAACAACATTTATGAATATGCTTGTTCGTGAGATTTCTCCAGACCAAAGAATCATCACGATTGAAGACTCATTAGAGTTAAGTGTTTCACAAATTAATAATGTTCGACTTGAAGCAGGGAAGAGGCTTGAGTCTACAGGTGAAACTATTTCTACAAGAGAACTTGTAAAGAATACATTACGTATGCGTCCTGATCGCATTATTATTGGCGAGGTTAGAGGAGGTGAAGTATTTGATCTTTTACAGGCCATGAATACTGGTCATGAAGGTTCAATGACTTCTGTTCACGCAAACTCTTCAGTCGAGGCGCTTTCTCGTCTTGAAACTTTATATCTTATGGCCGGTTTTGATCTCCCTTATCACGTGGTCAGAAGACAGATGTCCCAGGCCATCGACTTTATCATTCAACTCGGTAAGGGCCCAGGTGGTAAAAGAGTTGTAAAACAAGTACTCGAGGTTAATTCAATGGAGGGAAATACAGTATTAACTTCTTCAATTCTTGAGACTATTGAAGGTGAACTTGTTTCAACAGGTGTGGTGCCATCACAGATAAATAAACTCAGCGAGGCCGGATTAATTAAACGAGACTATTTTAATACATAA
- a CDS encoding CRTAC1 family protein, with amino-acid sequence MKASALVVLILLTACSGNVKKPEPVVNSDKILKSFVDVSFGPTSPSASFVDVTEEVGLSSFSSVRNYAYDLNADGMQDLIILPEQYSTPVFLERTAKGFSVSKSIFFDRPVKASFLIIDDFNRDGIPDILVGVHNQKTELTKTPLQVYIGQKRRGNLIFKYHELYKFVKNMPVTSVSLFDYDYDGVLDIYVGNWYDLSKGDNYAKPLPDELFTYKNSKITNVSGALEDERLKKDGEYINAAPTFGVSHCDLNGDGLLDILVTNSSGYPNKLWLGRFEKGIYTFEDVGMESGFAGDIEGRLIPKGNGNSTFSVCTDYNNDGIMDIALGEVSHSYDNENRDRSSILTGEGLGRIPTFIRTDYTSDAGDTNWDQGDQRGVWFDYNNDGLQDLLVENTGFPTKSRLVLFHQHNDHSFQDLAKPLGIDIVNPSGVIVFDYNNDGKDDILVSQVSTRNSKIKKRMYLFKNNTQDENNSIKVALQGKKANISGIGAKVIVTAKTGEVQSRYFQPSYGPFPSQNSHYLLFGLGKSQVQKIEVIWPTMNGKELLRKTYKEPFDFKFDSILLKE; translated from the coding sequence ATGAAAGCTTCAGCTCTTGTCGTTTTAATTTTATTAACTGCCTGCTCCGGAAATGTAAAAAAACCGGAGCCAGTTGTTAATTCCGATAAGATCTTAAAGTCTTTTGTAGATGTATCCTTTGGGCCAACCAGCCCATCTGCATCTTTTGTTGATGTCACTGAAGAGGTAGGGCTCAGTAGTTTTTCTTCTGTTCGAAACTATGCTTATGATTTGAACGCTGATGGAATGCAAGACCTTATTATTCTCCCGGAACAATACTCAACTCCAGTTTTTCTTGAGAGGACGGCTAAGGGTTTCAGTGTTTCAAAGTCCATTTTCTTTGATCGTCCTGTAAAAGCGTCTTTTTTAATTATTGATGATTTTAATCGCGATGGAATACCGGATATTCTTGTAGGTGTACATAACCAGAAGACTGAGCTTACTAAAACTCCATTACAAGTTTATATCGGGCAAAAACGTCGCGGAAATTTGATCTTTAAGTATCATGAGCTTTATAAGTTTGTGAAGAATATGCCAGTGACTTCGGTATCCCTATTCGATTATGATTATGATGGTGTACTCGATATTTATGTTGGAAACTGGTATGACCTCTCAAAAGGGGATAACTATGCTAAGCCCTTACCTGATGAACTATTCACTTATAAAAATTCTAAAATTACAAATGTCTCAGGTGCACTTGAAGATGAAAGACTAAAAAAAGATGGAGAGTATATCAACGCTGCTCCTACTTTTGGTGTTTCACATTGTGACCTTAATGGGGATGGTCTGCTTGATATCCTTGTTACAAACTCGTCGGGGTATCCGAATAAGCTTTGGTTAGGGAGATTTGAAAAAGGCATATACACTTTTGAAGATGTGGGGATGGAAAGTGGATTCGCCGGAGATATTGAAGGGCGTTTAATTCCTAAAGGAAATGGTAATTCTACATTTTCGGTTTGCACTGACTATAATAACGATGGAATCATGGACATCGCTCTTGGTGAAGTTTCCCACTCCTATGATAATGAAAATCGCGACCGCTCTAGTATCTTAACTGGTGAGGGGCTAGGTCGAATTCCTACTTTCATTAGAACCGACTATACAAGTGATGCAGGGGATACGAACTGGGATCAAGGTGATCAACGTGGAGTTTGGTTTGATTACAATAATGATGGTCTCCAAGATCTACTTGTTGAGAATACGGGCTTTCCAACAAAGTCGAGACTTGTGTTATTTCATCAACACAATGATCATTCATTTCAAGATTTGGCCAAGCCACTTGGAATCGATATCGTAAATCCGTCTGGAGTTATTGTTTTTGATTATAATAATGATGGAAAAGACGATATCTTGGTATCTCAAGTCTCAACGAGAAATTCTAAAATTAAAAAGAGAATGTACCTTTTCAAAAATAACACTCAAGATGAAAATAATTCAATCAAAGTTGCTCTTCAGGGAAAAAAGGCCAATATCTCCGGAATTGGTGCTAAGGTTATCGTGACAGCAAAGACGGGAGAGGTTCAATCACGATATTTTCAGCCAAGTTATGGTCCATTCCCATCTCAGAACTCACATTACTTATTATTTGGCCTAGGCAAATCTCAAGTTCAAAAAATTGAAGTTATATGGCCAACAATGAATGGCAAAGAGTTATTGAGAAAAACTTATAAAGAACCATTTGATTTTAAATTTGATAGTATTTTGTTGAAAGAATAA
- a CDS encoding PDZ domain-containing protein, with protein MTQKKKGLFSKFKDKFSKKEDDELDYEDIDSEDELDEDDEEYEYEDDEDEESIELEDAEEYEDEHDEEVEFTQMPKPPQSEIEEDGDESIEDILERENENLSAESSSDDDDDDEYEDDDEYEVADGTIEFEVPTKPKVPLMAKMKGLFSKKEIVQNDDDEVDYEDRFDRTSLSSKAKTFTDKLNITDVLPEQVIPTLVGKTNQPFIHQSFLVVLTFVSFYTIGKTIALWTGSEKPSSKLATNRDQVASYSPRKDVSVIKVNNIFNVRESEFEKVKVVKEKKPEIKVCKVADKKTSLPMKLLNTIVLQDSVKSVASVSERGKVFSYREGDKIGTFAEIGKIDRLKMVFKNLRSGQCEFLENVDPAEKKIAKKKVNVIPASKGKKLLDEAAKKEIAVDGNNFTIKKGLRDKLLSNIGDVLTQARAIQIKNADGTLSYKMTEIVPGSIFANLNIMDGDIVTGINGKKINNVNELMSMFGKLKENDNYEITVKRNGMDTNLNYNFVE; from the coding sequence ATGACACAGAAAAAGAAAGGACTCTTTTCAAAGTTTAAGGACAAGTTTTCCAAGAAGGAAGATGACGAACTTGATTACGAAGACATCGATTCGGAAGATGAACTCGACGAAGATGATGAAGAGTATGAATACGAAGATGATGAAGACGAAGAGTCAATAGAACTCGAAGATGCCGAGGAATATGAAGACGAGCACGACGAAGAGGTTGAGTTCACTCAAATGCCAAAGCCTCCACAGTCTGAAATAGAAGAAGATGGCGACGAGTCAATCGAAGATATTCTTGAAAGAGAAAACGAAAACTTATCCGCAGAGAGTAGCTCTGACGATGACGATGACGACGAATACGAAGATGACGACGAATATGAAGTCGCTGACGGTACAATAGAGTTCGAAGTTCCAACAAAGCCAAAAGTTCCACTTATGGCAAAAATGAAGGGACTTTTCTCAAAGAAAGAGATTGTACAAAACGATGATGACGAAGTTGATTATGAGGATCGATTTGATCGTACTTCACTGTCTTCAAAAGCAAAAACATTTACAGATAAATTAAATATTACAGATGTTTTACCTGAGCAGGTGATCCCTACTCTTGTCGGTAAAACGAATCAACCGTTTATTCATCAATCATTTTTAGTGGTGCTAACATTTGTTTCTTTTTATACGATTGGAAAAACAATCGCCCTTTGGACAGGGAGTGAAAAGCCTAGTTCAAAACTCGCGACAAATAGAGATCAGGTGGCCAGCTACAGCCCAAGAAAAGATGTCAGTGTTATCAAGGTTAACAATATTTTCAACGTCAGAGAAAGTGAATTTGAAAAAGTAAAAGTTGTTAAAGAGAAAAAGCCAGAAATAAAAGTATGTAAAGTTGCAGACAAGAAAACTTCTCTCCCAATGAAGCTACTTAATACAATCGTTCTTCAGGACTCTGTTAAGTCAGTAGCTTCTGTTTCCGAGCGTGGAAAGGTATTTAGCTACAGAGAGGGCGATAAGATTGGAACATTCGCTGAAATTGGTAAAATTGATCGTCTTAAAATGGTTTTTAAAAACCTAAGAAGTGGTCAATGTGAATTCTTAGAAAATGTTGATCCAGCTGAAAAGAAAATCGCGAAAAAGAAAGTTAATGTCATTCCAGCGAGTAAAGGAAAGAAACTACTTGATGAAGCAGCTAAAAAAGAAATCGCAGTTGATGGAAATAATTTCACGATCAAGAAAGGACTTAGAGATAAGCTTCTTTCAAATATCGGGGATGTCTTAACTCAGGCCCGTGCGATTCAAATCAAAAATGCTGACGGTACCCTATCATACAAGATGACAGAGATCGTTCCTGGAAGTATTTTTGCAAACCTAAATATTATGGATGGGGATATCGTTACAGGTATCAACGGAAAGAAAATTAATAACGTAAATGAACTCATGTCAATGTTTGGGAAACTAAAAGAGAATGACAACTATGAGATCACTGTAAAACGTAATGGAATGGACACTAACTTAAATTACAACTTTGTAGAATAA